From the genome of Candidatus Binatia bacterium:
GGTCGCGCGGCGGCGTGAGAAGCCCCTCCACCCCGTGGCTCACGACGCATCGGTAGCCCGGGATGTCGCTCGCCACGACCGGGACGCCGAGCGCCATCGCCTCGAGGAGCACGAGACCGAAGCTCTCCGAGCCGCGCGCGGGCGAGCAGAAGAGGTCGGCGGTCGCGTAGTACTGCGGCAGCCGCTCGTGGGGCACCTGGCCCTCGAAGACGACGCGCCCCGGAAGCGCGCGGCGCGCCCGTCGCTCGAGGGTGCGCCGGAGCCGGCCGTCCCCGACCAGGATCAGGCGGAAGTCGGTCCCATGCGCCGCCAGCCGCTCGCAGGCCTCCAGCAGCTCCGGGAGGCCCTTCCGCGGATCGAACCGCCCCACGAAGAGAAGATTGGCGCGGCCGTCGGCGTAGCGCTCGACCGGCGGCACGCCGGGACGGAAGCGCGCGAGGTCGACCCCGTTGGGGACCACCGAGATGGGGCGCCTGAACGTGCGGAGCACGTCGTCCCGCGCGGCTTCGGAGACTGCGATCACGTGCGCGAGCCGCTCGAAATACGGACGCAGGATCGGCCGGAAGATCCGGAACGCGGCGTGGGAGTCGGACACCGAATGGAACGTTCCCACCACCGGCTGCCGCGCCGAACGGATGGCGAGCATCGGCAGGCTGGGGGAGAGCGGACAATGCACGTGCACCACGTCGTAGGCGCCGCGCTCGAGATGGTCGCGCAGCATCCCCTCGAGCCCGAGACCGAGCGTGATGTTGTTGTCGGCTCCGTTGTAGAGCAGCGTGAAGTTCCTGCCCATGCGGAAGACGCCCGGCTCGGCGCCGTTCGTCCCCGGATGGCGCGACGTGACGATGGTGACGTGATGGCCGCGCGCGCGCAGCGCCGCGGCGGTCCCGTCCACGTGCTGGGTGACGCCGCCCACCGTGGGATGGTAGGCCTGCGTGACGATCGCGATCCTAAGCGGCATCGGCCGGCGCCCCCGAGGCTCCGAAGAAGGGGCGGAAGATGCACCATTCGCCCACGTGCGCGGCGATGTTCCGCTCCTGCGCCGCGGCGACCCGCGCGGTCAGGCGCTCCAGATCGCGCCCGAGCGGAATCGCGCGGTCGGGGAGATCGGCGCCGTCGAAAACGACGCGGTGCCCGCCCGCTTCCCGCGCCGCATGCGCGTGGAGGAGCGGCGCGCCCGCGCGGCGTGCCAGGAGCGCCGGGCCGGCGGGAAAGGAAACGGCGCGCCCGAAGAACCGCGCGGTCAGGCCCCTCGTGTAGACGTCGCCGTCCACGAGCAGCACCACGAGCCCGCCCTGACGCAGCGTCGCGATCAGCGGGGTGAACCCGTCTTCGGGCGTGCTCACCGCGATGCCGGAGCGTTCCTTCAGCTCGCGCACCGCGCCGTGGAGCAGCGGGTTCCACTGGGTCCCGGTGACCACGTGGACGCGAAAGCCGAGCCGGGCGAGGGCCAGGCCGCCAAGCTCCCAGTTGCCCAGGTGCGATGCCGCGATCACGGCACCCCGTCCCGCGGCCGCGGCCCGGTAGAGGTGCTCGGTCCCCTCGAAGCGGAAGCGCGCGTCCCACGCGCTCGGCGAAAGGCGGCCCTGGCCGAGGAACTCGGCGAGGTGGCGATGATAGGCGCGAAAGACGGACCGCGCGCAGCGCTCCCGGTCCGCGGGGCGCGCGAGCAGGGGATGCCCCGCGCGCGCGATCTCCCGGAGGTTCGCGTGCACCGCTTCGCGCCGCGTCGGGCTCAGGCGGTACTCGAGCGAGGCGACGGCCGCGGAGGCGGCGTTGGCGAACGAGGGTGGAATCCGGCCCGCCAGGCCGAGCGCGATGCGGAGGAGGATGCGGGCGAGTGCCGGCGTTTCTCGTGAGGCGTCGTCGGGGACCGTCACCGCGGCAACTATAGAAGGCGAATCCGGCCTGTCAAGGCGCGCCGGGCGGCGCGGTGTCGCCCGTCCGGGTATCGCCCGTCCGGCGGCGGGCTTCCGAGCCCGAAACATTTGACTCGCCGGGGCGCCCTGACTAGAGTGGCGGGGCCTCCCCGCTCAGCACCATGTGGTCGATCGCGCAGTCAGGGCGTCGGGTCGTTTTCGCCGCCCGTATTCGGCTCGAAGAGCGCGTCGGCGGTTTCCACGCCGTGCAGGCAAGGACACGCCTCGGCGCGCTGCGCTTCGGGACACGATGCGACCATGCGATTTTCGCGGCGGCAATAGACTTCGGGGGTCAGCCGCGCGAGGAACCACGGGGCGGTGGAAATCACGGTGCGTTTCATGCGGTCCTCCGGGGCTCGCTGGGTCTCGAGCCTTGGTCCCGGTGCGATTCCGGCTCCGTTTCGGAGGTTGCATGACGTGTGCCATCGGCGGCTTCCACGGGCAGGGGTGAGGGGATGGCCAGTCAAAAACTCGTACGCTGCGAGTTGCGGAAACCGGGTGAAGACGCCGGAAGCGTCCGCTACGTCCCTCTGGAGATTTACGGTCTCTGGGAATTCCTGATGCGCAACAAGCACCGGTTCGACGTCGCGCGGAGCGTGGCGTCGCTCTGGATCGACGTGGACGAAAACCCCGAGGTGGCCTACGGGGAGAATCAGTACGAGCGGGTCACCGAGGTGACGCTGCTCCGCTACTCGGAAAGCGACGGCATGTTCAGCAAGGTGAACCGCTATTTTCCGACCCAGGAATGTTCGGAGCTAAAAAATCTGCTGCTCCGGCACTACGAGTCGGTCCACGAGCCCGGTGCTCCGGGTCTCCAGTTCCGGGAGCGCCAGGGGATCTGGATCCGCC
Proteins encoded in this window:
- a CDS encoding glycosyltransferase family 4 protein, translated to MPLRIAIVTQAYHPTVGGVTQHVDGTAAALRARGHHVTIVTSRHPGTNGAEPGVFRMGRNFTLLYNGADNNITLGLGLEGMLRDHLERGAYDVVHVHCPLSPSLPMLAIRSARQPVVGTFHSVSDSHAAFRIFRPILRPYFERLAHVIAVSEAARDDVLRTFRRPISVVPNGVDLARFRPGVPPVERYADGRANLLFVGRFDPRKGLPELLEACERLAAHGTDFRLILVGDGRLRRTLERRARRALPGRVVFEGQVPHERLPQYYATADLFCSPARGSESFGLVLLEAMALGVPVVASDIPGYRCVVSHGVEGLLTPPRDPEALAAALGSLIEDPARRARMGAAGVRTAARYGWDRVARDLERIYASVLGARGAAPPERAAAEAPETPAAV
- a CDS encoding lysophospholipid acyltransferase family protein, whose product is MTVPDDASRETPALARILLRIALGLAGRIPPSFANAASAAVASLEYRLSPTRREAVHANLREIARAGHPLLARPADRERCARSVFRAYHRHLAEFLGQGRLSPSAWDARFRFEGTEHLYRAAAAGRGAVIAASHLGNWELGGLALARLGFRVHVVTGTQWNPLLHGAVRELKERSGIAVSTPEDGFTPLIATLRQGGLVVLLVDGDVYTRGLTARFFGRAVSFPAGPALLARRAGAPLLHAHAAREAGGHRVVFDGADLPDRAIPLGRDLERLTARVAAAQERNIAAHVGEWCIFRPFFGASGAPADAA